One Alligator mississippiensis isolate rAllMis1 chromosome 1, rAllMis1, whole genome shotgun sequence genomic window carries:
- the LOC102565890 gene encoding uncharacterized protein LOC102565890 — MGCKKLFKMDFKSLLTLHCMLVMITIIDGYSGTNIPVTGVRGSSVTFPWRSQGLNDLSKIIGPKVYCLKTEPNDTLSAEECSRKVYIWEGSLELVNVTEEDEGLYTFDFGKRNETFLLEVFDPAQIPTVSIHCHPDGTTELVCKGDSHSSEEFKWTLDTVQPPTETCIKDGGKRVVLEQHVNGKIVCQILKGNKSRESSPIELMCDRGDLLKHPWFFYIVAGSGGAAILLAIIVSAITCCCMKSNYKFIPVPSEEEKEEGMPLSGTAKEAAKYPPNHEAPSAKADSPLHPEGTGACQSLESDPTMEGKSKAEAKSELDAEVAVDIENQEMESDSFPSPVDP; from the exons ATGGGATGCAAGAagctttttaaaatggatttcaAATCTTTGTTAACCCTGCACTGCATGCTGGTGATGATAACCATTATTGATG GCTACAGTGGGACTAACATACCTGTCACCGGTGTCAGAGGCAGCTCGGTCACCTTTCCTTGGCGAAGTCAAGGCCTGAATGATCTCTCAAAAATAATTGGGCCCAAAGTTTACTGTTTGAAGACTGAACCCAATGATACCCTGTCTGCAGAGGAATGTAGCAGGAAGGTGTATATCTGGGAAGGATCGCTAGAGCTGGTGAATGTGACGGAGGAAGATGAGGGGCTGTATACATTTGATtttggaaaaagaaatgaaacgTTCCTACTGGAAGTGTTTG ATCCAGCCCAAATCCCAACTGTTTCTATCCACTGCCATCCTGATGGTACAACAGAGTTAGTCTGTAAAGGGGATAGCCATTCCAGTGAAGAATTTAAGTGGACATTGGACACAGTTCAGCCTCCAACTGAGACTTGCATTAAGGATGGTGGCAAGAGGGTTGTTTTGGAACAGCATGTGAACGGAAAAATTGTCTGTCAGATTCTCAAGGGAAACAAATCCAGGGAGAGTTCACCCATAGAACTGATGTGTGACAGAG GAGACCTACTAAAGCACCCGTGGTTCTTTTACATTGTGGCAGGAAGTGGAGGGGCGGCTATTCTCCTGGCCATTATTGTGTCTGCAATAACATGCTGCTGCATGAAAAGCAACTACAAATTCATCCCCGTGCCTTCAG aggaagaaaaggaagagggaatGCCACTCTCAGGCACAGCCAAGGAAGCAGCAAAGTACCCCCCAAATCATGAGGCTCCATCTGCCAAAGCTGATAGCCCTCTACATCCTG AAGGTACAGGGGCCTGCCAAAGCCTTGAGTCAGATCCCACGATGGAAGGCAAGTCCAAGGCAGAGGCAAAGTCTGAACTGGATGCAGAGGTTGCCGTCGACATTGAAAACCAGGAAATGGAGTCAGATTCATTCCCCAGTCCTGTTGACCCCTGA